The proteins below are encoded in one region of Pelecanus crispus isolate bPelCri1 chromosome 4, bPelCri1.pri, whole genome shotgun sequence:
- the C4H2orf81 gene encoding uncharacterized protein C2orf81 homolog, whose product MTPRERAAAAKSRGEKSRPPTVAAARADAIPGRLPEAEWLSLLAAEQADRDAGDVLAELLERAMDECSKAYAVRERVPFTVGQARDAILQIAQWRFLARDEGETDPEADGAWREDEEPQPRTTDSWAQGSVPVLRIRS is encoded by the exons ATGACCCCCCGGgagcgggcggccgccgccaaGTCGCGCGGGGAGAAATCCCGGCCGCCCACCGTCGCCGCTGCCCGAGCCGACGCCATCCCCGGGCGCCTGCCCGAGGCGGAATGGCTCTCCCTGCTCGCGGCTGAGCAAGCGGACCGGGACGCCGGCGACGTCCTCGCGGAGCTCTTGGAGCGCGCGATGGACGAGTGCTCCAAAGCCTACGCGGTGCGGGAG CGCGTGCCCTTCACCGTGGGCCAGGCGCGCGACGCCATCCTGCAGATCGCCCAGTGGCGCTTCCTGGCGCGGGACGAGGGCGAGACGGACCCCGAGGCCGACGGCGCCTGGCGGGAGGACGAggagccccagccccgcaccaCGGACTcctgggcgcagggctccgtCCCTGTCCTGCGCATCC GCAGCTGa